Part of the Patescibacteria group bacterium genome, ACCGACAGCCATGAGAACATCCTTCCGCGTGATTAATGCAATAATCAGCGTATTCTACGCTGCTTTTATATAATAAAGATTTTCTTTGAATTTTTTGCATGGTGATTTTTTATAATTATATTATAGCAAAAAATTTACTAAATATCGAATGTGCCTTGGAACATTTTATCTTTCTCTTTTTTAGATAAACTTTGGAACAATGTCCCGTCCAGCTTAATTTTTTTATAAATATCATCAATTATTCCTTTAGCACCAGTATTTCTAGAAAGAAAAATGAGATAATATTTATTTCTCCCTTTATTGTAGCAAATATCAATAGTTTTAGCTCCAAGTTGATATTTTTCTATCACCTTATCATTGTGATCAGCTACTATATTCAAATAAAGTTTTAAATTTTCTTTTTCTTCACTTGATAAATTTTTCCAATCATCTCCGAAAAATTCCTGGATTCTTCTTAGATTACCAATCGCTTTCTTTTTTATGTCAATCGGTAATTCTTCATCACATTTTTTTCCAAAAGCGTAGCACCTTTCTACGCCTTTGCAGATATAATTTATTAAAAATTCCTTTGCAATATTTGGGATATTAAACGCTTTTTCAAGCATAGCTCTGGAAATACTTATTCCATCCGGATCAATAAAAAAGAATACAGGAGCTCTGCCGGCAATAATCGTCAAAACGTCATCTATTTTTTTATTAATGTCATCATTAAATATTTCAACATTAAGACC contains:
- the tcmP gene encoding three-Cys-motif partner protein TcmP, with amino-acid sequence MNNKDFWDITNKPQTKTKLKILEDYLHAWAKILAKQSWCREMYFVDCFAGRGKYHNEGKEDSVLGSPLVALELAKLVKEKYNKDIKCIFIEEDKKIFSELEKFVKPYIDEGLNVEIFNDDINKKIDDVLTIIAGRAPVFFFIDPDGISISRAMLEKAFNIPNIAKEFLINYICKGVERCYAFGKKCDEELPIDIKKKAIGNLRRIQEFFGDDWKNLSSEEKENLKLYLNIVADHNDKVIEKYQLGAKTIDICYNKGRNKYYLIFLSRNTGAKGIIDDIYKKIKLDGTLFQSLSKKEKDKMFQGTFDI